From the Methanobacterium spitsbergense genome, one window contains:
- a CDS encoding metallophosphoesterase family protein, with protein sequence MQKKIIQVSDIHFGEKTFSQDLKNNLLKQVTDENPDLIIVSGDLTTHGYVHEYNDASTFLDELESITEIHVIPGNHDARNVGLVHFEKQVGERKFIHHDKSGGFAIIGLDSSEPDINDGQIGVDQLEWLKNELNKIPDDICKIVTFHHHLLPIPQTGRERNILLDSGDLLRVFTDYGVDFVLNGHKHVPNVWMLEKMVTLNSGTATTRKLRGHTYPSYNELLIDECGIFVNLINTETGYKKELANYSVEVDGNEYSISSYNHNTLHLP encoded by the coding sequence TTGCAAAAAAAGATAATACAGGTATCGGATATACATTTCGGGGAAAAAACATTTTCACAAGACCTCAAAAATAATTTATTAAAGCAGGTTACCGATGAAAATCCTGATCTGATCATTGTGTCTGGTGACTTAACAACTCATGGCTATGTACATGAATATAATGATGCATCCACTTTTCTTGATGAATTAGAGTCTATTACAGAGATCCATGTGATTCCAGGTAACCATGATGCTAGAAACGTTGGATTAGTCCATTTTGAAAAACAGGTTGGGGAACGCAAATTTATTCATCATGATAAAAGTGGAGGATTTGCAATAATAGGGTTAGACTCATCAGAACCAGATATAAATGATGGACAAATTGGCGTTGATCAATTGGAATGGTTAAAAAATGAACTGAATAAAATTCCGGATGATATATGCAAGATAGTCACTTTTCACCACCATTTACTTCCAATCCCTCAAACAGGTCGTGAAAGAAATATTTTACTAGATTCTGGAGATCTTTTACGAGTGTTCACGGATTATGGTGTTGATTTTGTATTGAATGGACATAAACATGTTCCTAACGTTTGGATGCTTGAAAAGATGGTAACACTAAATTCAGGTACTGCAACAACCAGAAAATTGAGGGGACACACATATCCTTCATACAACGAACTTTTAATAGATGAATGTGGAATATTTGTGAACCTAATAAATACAGAAACTGGGTACAAGAAAGAATTAGCTAACTATTCTGTAGAAGTAGATGGAAATGAATATAGTATAAGCTCTTATAATCATAACACACTTCATTTGCCTTAA